Part of the Pseudarthrobacter sp. NBSH8 genome is shown below.
GACGAATGCGATGGTGGGAATGGCCCACTGCTCGCTTCCGAAGAACGCGATCCGAGGACCGCCTAGCCAGCTGATGATTTCGTTGACGATGCCCAGCTGGTAGTCGAGCATCCAGAACCACAGGAGAGCGACAATCACGTTGGCCACCAGGAATGGCAGCAGCAGCGCTCCCCGGATGAACGTGGATTTAGCCACGCGGTGCATCAGCACCGCCAGGCCGAGGGCGATGACTGTCTGGAAGACGATGTTGATTGCGACGTACTGGATGGTCACAGCCATCGCATTCCAGAAGAGCTCATCCTTGAAGATCGCCGTGTAGTTGTCGACGCCGACCCATTTGGGCTCTCCGAGGATGCTGTACTCGGTGAAACTCAGGTAGACGCCGCGGACGGTGGGAACCAAGCTAAAGGCCACGAGGCCGATCATCGCCGGCAGGATGAACAGAAACGCGATCCTGACGTCACGCAGTTTGGCCCTGCGACGGCCCCGGCTTGAACCCTGGGGCGCCTTGTGAGTGGCGCCGGGTGGGTGCTTGGTAATTGTGGTCATCTTTGATCCCTCTCCTGTGAGGTAGGTAACAATTGACCGCAACTCTACGCGCGTTGCAACGGAAAATGCAATACCCATTCGCTGGAATACGCAGGTTTACTGCTGGGCCAAAGAAAGACCTTGACGCGCGTAGATTCCATGCGCATACTTTCTTCCATGACTTCTTCAATTGGAATCGTTGGTGCAGGACAGTTCGCAGGCGTGTTCGCCAAGCTCTTCGCTGCCCACCCGGGAATCTCAGACATCTATTTCACCGACCTCATCACTGATCGTGCAGAGACCCAAAGCAGCAGCGCCGGCGCGGCAGGGACGTTCGAGAGTTTCGAGGCAATGCTTGAAAGCGACGTCGACGCCGTTGCGATCTTCACCCAGCGCTGGACCCACGGACCCCTGGTGGTGCAGGCGCTGCGCGCCGGCAAGCACGTCTACTCCGCCGTGCCCATGGCGATCTCCGAAGAGGAGATCGCAGAAATTATCGAAGCAGTCCGGGAGACCGGGCTGACGTACATGATGGGCGAGACCAGCTACTACAACCCCGCCACAGTATTCGCCCGCAAGAAGAATGCCGAGGGTGCCTTTGGCCGAATCTTCTACGCGGAGGGCGACTACGTCCACGACATGGACCTCGGCTTCTACGACGCCTACCAGTACAGCGGCGGAGATAACTGGAAGCGCACCGCCAGCTACCCGCCCATGCTCTACCCCACCCACTCCGTGGGCGGGGTGCTCGGAGCAACCGGCTCCCACGCCGTCAGCGTCAGCTGCATCGGCTACCGGGATGAGCGCGGCGATGGCGTCTTCGACCGCGAGGTAAGCATGTTCGACAACGACTTCTCCAACGCCAGCGCCCTGTTCGAACTCGCCGGCGGCGGGTCCATGCGCATCAACGAGTTCCGCAGGGTGGGCTACCCCTCCCACCTGCGCGAGAGCCGCTTCCGCTACTTCGGCACCGAGGCAAGCATGGAACAGCTCGCCCTGGTCAGCGTCTGGCAGGACAAACACGCCGTGACCGACATCAGTGACCAGCTCGAGACCCAGGCCACCATGGACGTGGATGACCCCATGCTGGCCGACGTCGCCCCCGCACTGCGTGATGCCTTTATCTCCGGCATGGCATCCGTGCACGACGCCGGACGCCTGCCGGCAGAGTTCCGCGGCCTGCCCAACGGCCACGAGGGCAGCCACCACTTCCTCGTGGACGACTTCGTCACCGCCATGAACACCGGCACCCTGCCTCCGGTCAACGCCTGGGAAGCCGCCCGCTATACCCTTCCCGGCATCGTTGCCCACCAGTCCGCCCTGCGCGGCGGCGAACGCCTGCCGGTGTCCGACTTCGGCGACGCCCCGGCAGGGCTGCCCCGCCCGGTACTTCGCGAGTCCGCCAACTGAAACGCCGCTAGCATGGTTGTCATGCCGCACCCGACCTCACAAGCCAAGCCGATCACACGCGACGATGTCGCCAGGCTGGCAGGGGTCAGCCCCGCCGTCGTCAGTTACGTGGTCAACGGCGGGCCCAGGGCCGTTTCTCCTGCGAACGAGGCCAAGGTGCGGCAGGCAATCAGGGCGCTGGGTTACCGGCCCAACGCGGCAGCCCGGGCACTTGCCTTGGGCTCCAGTGAGATGCTCGCCATGATCGTCCCCGATGCCATAAATCCGTTCTACGCCTCGCTCGCCCGCGCCGTCGAAAACGCCGCGGCCGAGCGGGGCTACACCCTCCTGCTGGCGGATTCCCAGGACTCGCTGCGCACAGAGCGCCGCCTGATCAAGAACTTCGCCGCACGGAGGGTGGACGGCCTGTTCCTCTCCAGTGTGCTGTTCGAACCTGATCTGATGGACCTTGAACAGTCAGACATTCCCGTTGTGCTCCTGAACCACCCCGCCGACCTCGCCACGGCAGGCAGTCCCGCTGTGAAGAAAGACGGTGCGGGGGGCCGCGGTCCTTATGCCGTTGGAGTGGCCTTCCGGGAGGGGGCACGCATGGCGGTCGAGCACCTCATCAGCCACGGCCACGAACGGATCGGGCTGGTCATAGGCGGCAATGCCGACAGTGAGCTTGACGCACGCGAGGTCGGATGGCAGCAGGGCATCCAGGCTGCCGGCCTCACGGAGGGCCCGATCATTCGGGTGCCGTTTACCCGCGAGGGCGGGTACCGTGCCGGACAGGAGCTGCTGGCCCGCAGCGAGCGGCCCACCGCCGTATTCGTAAGCTCCGACCAGCAGGCTGCGGGCCTGCTCTGCGCCCTCCACGAGGGCGGCCTCCGGCTACCGGAGGACCTCGCCGTGTTCTCCTTCGACGGCGCACCCGAATCTGAATACACCTGGCCCCGGCTCAGCACAGTCGCCCAGCCCTTGAAGGACTTGGCACAGGGCGCCCTGAACGCCCTCCTAGCCTCGGGGCCCGGACAAGAACCCCACACCAAAATCTTCCCCGCCGAACTGGTATTCCGCGCATCCTGCGGCTGCCACACGCCCGCGGCGTACCCCACCGATTACCCATTAAGGCACCCAACGTCATGACTGCCACTTCCGCCCACGAGGATGACATCTTCAGGCCCGCCATCCACTACACGGCCAAAAACACCTGGCTGAACGACCCGAACGGACTGGTCTACCACGAGGGCATTTATCACCTCTACTACCAGAACAACCCCTTCGGGAACGTTTGGGGCAACATGTCCTGGGGCCACGCCACCTCGGTGGACCTGGTCAACTGGGACGAGCAGCCCGTGGCCATCCTCTGCGACGCGGAAGAGGACATCTTCTCCGGCAGCATCGTCATCGACCAGCACAACACCAGCGGCCTCGGCAACGGGCAGACCGCCCCACTGGTGGCAATTTACACCAGTGCCTACAAAGACAGCTCAGCCCGCAGGGGCACACAGGCCCAGTCCCTGGCCTGGAGCTCCGACGGCGGCTACACCTGGGCCAAGCACCAGGGCAACCCCGTCCTCGACAGGAACTCCGCAGACTTCCGCGATCCGAAGGTGTTCCGCTACGACGGGCCTCCGGGCAGCTATTGGGTCATGGTGGCCGTCGAAGCAAACGAGCACAAGGTGGTCATCTATGGCTCCGATAACCTTAGGGACTGGCACTACCTCAGCAGCTTCGGACCCGCCAACGCCACCGGCGGCGTCTGGGAGTGCCCTGACCTTTTCCCTTTGCCGTTAGACGGCGATGAAGAGCAGACCAAGTGGATTCTCACCGTGAATCTCAACCCCGGCGGGCCCAATGGCGGGTCAGGGGGCCAATACTTTGTCGGCCAATTCGACGGTGTGGCCTTCACATCCGAAACAACCGTCACCGACGGCGGCAGCCAAGCGGGCGAGCTCGACGCCTATCACTGGCTCGATTGGGGACGGGACTACTACGCGGCCGTGTCTTTCAACAACGCACCCGACGGGCGCCGTCTTATGGTCGGCTGGATGAACAACTGGCAATATGGGGCCGTCATCCCGACTTGGCCGTGGCGCAGTTCGATGTCTCTCGTACGCGAAATGTCCCTGGTCACAGACCACGGCCAGCCCCGGCTGTCCCAACGGGTCGCCGACGAATATCGAAAGGGCAACTCACAGTTGGTGAGCGCCTGGTCTGATCTTGAAATAGATGAAGGAACGTGCCAGCTGGACGCCGGAGCACCGGTAGACATAATCGACGTGACCTTCATCCCGGGAGCCGCAGAGGAATTCGGACTCATCATTCGAGGCAAGGGCACCGACGGAACACGCATCGGCATCCGCCCCTCCGAGAACCGGCTCATCATGGACCGGACAAGCTCCGGCAACACGGAATTCCATGACGCCTTTGCCTCCACCGATACGGCCCCACTGAAACCGGCCTCCGACGGGTCATACACTCTCAGCCTCTTCATCGATCGCTGTTCAGTGGAAGTCTTCGCCCAAAACGGCCAGGTCACCATGACAGGGCTTATATTTCCCAGGCCGGACAGCACCAGCCTGTCGCTTTACGCAAAAGGGGGGACCGCCGCCGCCCCCTTTCTGAAAGTGACACGACCCGCGGAGCCACCGGTGCGAATCGCAGAGCCACTGGTCATGAGCCGGTAGCGCCTAACTGACCAAGGAGTAAGGCTTGCCAAGGTTCAGAGTGTGTCTTCGTGGATGTCGGCCGCCCACCCCGAAACAGACACCGTGTGGACAATGTCCACCCCCTTGACCTGCAGGGTCTGCCGGCACCACTTCATGCGTCTGGACGTTCCATGCGACATGACCTGGAGGGAATCGGGCGTCCCTCGCCTCGTGACGGTTTGATCGGCTGCCCAACTGGCCATCTCGTTGGTCCTTTCCTCTGCTCGTCCGGATTGTGATGGCACGTATCCATGTTCTGCGTCGACGATTCTGATATGACCTGCTGGGGGAGGCCGGGCGTGGAAGCTCATTTCGGATTGTGCTCCGCGACCTCGCGCTGTCACCTCTCCATGCCATCCGCCCGCGGTTCCGACATGACCCTGCGAAGAGATGTTCGCGAAGCCCTGCGGTGGACGCATGCGCTATGGGGCTGTGGGATCGCCACGTCGATCAATGCCCTGTCGGCGTGGCTGCTTGCCGGCACAGGCCTGGCATGCAGCCCGAGGGCACAGCCGACAGAGTCCCGACACGGCGTCGGAGGGATGTGGGACCGCGCCACGCCTGCAGCTGAGCAGTGTTGTCACAGCTCAGGAGCATTTGAACCCCTGTGTGCGGACAAATTTCCGAAGAAAGTGCGGACACGCGCACGGTCTTCGGCAAGTCACCAAACGCATCACGCAAATGTGCGGGTTCGCGCGCTTTCGCCTCCGGCCGCGGGCAAACGACATCTTCGAGTTGTCGGATGCCGCCACCGGCGTCCAGTCGTCCTGGGCTGAGTCGGTTGTTACCATCCCCTGTCTGTCTGGGTTTTGGCGGTCTTAGCTAGGCCCACCGGTACTGACGGGGTCGAATCGTGGCCTTGCCTTGAAATTACGACGGCCAGCACCCTTCGCAGCTTCAAGGGCCGTCTGGTTGGAGCGTTGGGGCTACCACGGCGTGATTCCGGTGATGGGCCGAGGGGGTTCTGCGGCTACCACGACCGCGTCAGGTCGCGGCGTGGTCCTGTCGCTCGAGCAGGCGGGACAAGGCGTAGCCGATGAGCACACCCCAGAAAGCGGCATGGATGTTGAACAGATCCAGGCCGGAGATGGTTACGACGAAAGTCACTAAAGCTCCCAGGGTGAAGTTCGTGGCAAAAGCGGTCACGAAGGCCTGTTGGAGGGCACGCATCATGGCGATTCCCCCCAGGGCCAGAACGAAAGCTTCGGGGGTGGCCAGCATGAGGCGGGTGAGTGTGGGCGCTAGTAGGGCGCAGACCAGGGATAGCAGTGCGTAGATCACCGCGGCCGTGTACTGGCGGTTTTTCTGTCCGGAGGCGGTCAACAGGGCGTTGGTGGGCCCAGTGACACAGGCGGAGACCGCGCCGAGTGTGGCGTTGAGCAGTGAGAAGACGCCCGAGATCATGGCGAAGGCATTGATCGGAGGCTGGTGTCCTGCGGCCCGGAGCACAGCTGTGCCTTGTCCGTTCTGTACCACCAGGACCGTGAGCGCCAACGGGATCACGAGTTCCAGTTGTGCGGCCCACGTGAACGCGGGGGCTGTGAACACGGGCATGGCCAGGATCGGTCCGCCCTGGGACATCGCGAACCGGCCACTGAGCACGACGGCTACGACGCCTGCCGCCAAACTACCCAGTACCGGAGGGAGGCGTCGGCCCAGGGAGGGCACGGCGGTGAGAACAAGGAACGCCACCACCATGGGTGCCGCCACTGCGGGGTCGGCCCGTGTGGAGGAGACGATGTCCGTCCCGAACCGCAGGAACACGGCGGCAACCATGGCCATGACGATCGGAACGGGGATCGCGGCCATGATTGGACGGACTACTCCGGATAAGCCGAGGGCGAGAATCAGCACTCCGGCGGAGAAGAACGCCCCTACGACTTCGGGAAACGACAGATGCTGCAGCGACGGCCCCAACAGCACGGTCCCTGGGATGGACCAGGCGAAGCCCAACGGCTGGCGATAGATCAGCGACATGACCAGGGTCGCCGCGCCGGCGGAGAGGAAGATGGCGAAGACCCAGGATGCGAGCTGGGCCTCTGTCAGTCCGCCGAGCGAGCCGACGGTAAGAGTGACTGCTACGGGCCCGGATGCGGAGAATGCCAGTCCGACGACGCCGTTCGAGGCGTAGTGTGGGCCGATGTCCCGCAGGATGTCCCGCAGGATGTCGCGCAGGCCGGCCGGACGGAGCGTGGGCCGTTCGAAGCGTGGGTGGGCTCCATGGCCCGGGCCGGTTCGCGATCCGATGGTCAGAGGTGCGGCCCTTGGGGCGCGGGGCATGAGGTCTCCTGAGCGATGACGGGGGTGGAGCTTCGTGAGCAAGGTCGCTGTAGTGCCTTAGAATCCTCAGCGGATGGAGTTCGGGTGCTTGGCCAACGGTGTGACCTTAATTTTCATGAAGGGGTACATCGGGAAGCTGCTCAGGATCTGGTGCAGCTCGTCGTTGGATTCGACGTCGAACACCGAACAGTTCGCGTACTCGCCGACCACTCGCCAGATTGAGGCAAGGCGCCCTTCCTGTTGCAGGGCCTGGGAATATTCTTTCTCCAACCCCTGCATGCGGGTGACGTCCTCAGCGGAGAGGTGCGCTGGGAAGTGCACGTCCATACGGGCCAAAAACAACATTTTTCTCCTTGATGGTCGGGTTAGGACAGGCGGTAGGCCGCGAGTTTGTCCTCGTCGACCTCTGCTCCGACCCCGGGCAGATCGCGCACGGAGATCGTGCCGTCGACTATCCGGAGCGGATCAGCCAACAGGTCATCGGCCATATCGAGAAAGTTGGACAGTTCCCCGGCTCGACGGCTTGTGGCCTCGTGGGCGGCGCCGAAGGTTACAGTCGCAAGGGAGCCGATCTGGGTGTCGATCTGGTTGCCCATGGTCACGTCCACACCGAGACCAGTGCACAGTCCCAGTATCTCGGTGGCCTCGGTGAAGCCGGAACGGGCGGTTTTGATACAGATGGCATTGCAGCCGCCGGAAAGCAGTTCCCGGGATACGTCCCCGGCTGTGGGGACGGATTCATCGCCCACCACCGGGATTGGCGATTTATCGACCAGGCGGCGGCGGCTCAAGGCTTCCTTGGCATCGCACGGTTCCTCGAGCATGGTAAGCCCAAGCCCCTCCGTCCTCCGGAGCACCTCGAGGGCTTCGTTAGCGGTCCAGCCGCGGTTCGCGTCAAGGTAAATCTCCACGTCTTCGCCCAGTCCCTCGCGCAGCACATGGCAGGCCTCCACGTCCAGAGACAGCGGCCGACGGCCCACTTTAAGCTTGAAAGTCGTGATGCCATACTCCTGACCGAAACGCAGGGCCTCGTCGAGAAGTTCCTGCGCCGGCCGGAAGCCGAGCATGTGACTGACCCGCATTCTGTCGGTATACCCACCCAGTAGCTTGTGCACAGGAGTGGCGAGCGTCTTGCCGATCGCATCCCATACGGCGATGTCTACGGCGCCTTTGGCCACCTGGTTGTGAATGGTCCTGCGCATCACTGCCTGGATCTGCTCCCGGTCCACAATCTCGAGTCCGGTCAGCTGTGGGGCGAATGTCTTCTCGATGATCGTCCCGATGGACTCTTGCGTCTCGCCGTAGGTATAAGGACGGGGAGGTGCGTCCGCAACTCCTACGACGCCGTCGTCGGTGTACACGCGAACCAGAACGTGGTCAGCGTTTGCCACCTCGCCGCTGGCGAACTTCAGCGGGTGCGTGTACGGGATGGAGTACGGGATCACTTCGATCCGCTCGATCTTCAACGGCTCGGTTCCTTTCGATTGTGCCAGGCAGTCCAGTAGTACAGGGAGAACGGTGCCCCAGGGCTCATTGCCCTGGGGCACCTCAGTGGACGGAAATCATGAACCCGACCATGTCAAAGGAGCCACTATTTGGACTGTCCCACTTTGGCGAGGACATAGTCATATGAGGCTTCTTCGCCGGCAGCGCCGTCTGCCCGCGGTGTGGTGTTGAGCATCAGTTCCGGCTTGACAGCCGAAGCAATGTCATCCGCATTGTGCGGGTCGCCGGGGAAGTAGAGCTGCTGGGTTACAGACTGGTAGCCGGGCGCTGAAACCTTGATGTGAATGTGGGCCGGGCGCCAGGCGTGCCAGCCCGCAGCACTGATCAGCTGCCCACAGGCTCCATCAGTGGGGATCTGGTACGGAGCCGGGCGCATGGTGTGGACGACGAATTGTCCATTGCTGTCGGCCTGCACGTTGGCGCGGAACAGCCAGTCCGGCAGGCCTGGGGCGTATTGGGAGTAGAAGCCCGCCGAGTCCGCATGCCAAATCTCGAGCTGTGCACCTTGGATCGGGTGGCCGTCGGTGTCGGTGAACTGGCCGCTGAACTGCAACGGAACGCCACCTTCGTCATCACGCATCTCAACCGTGGCGGGGGAATCCAGCACAGGGGAGTTCGGGACGTAATAGGGTCCCTCGATGGTGCCTTTCGTACCGGGCCGGTCCTGGGAGTTGACATCCTCCACGGTGTGCTCGAGCCACACATCGAGGAATAGCGGCCACTCGCCGTCGTTGCCCACCTTGATTAGCCAGGCTTTCAGGGCGTTGTACTCCTCGTAGGTGACTTCGTGTTGGACGATAATGTCGTTAGCCGCTTTGATGAGGGCACCGGCGAGCAAGCTCACACGCTCCATGGGTACTCCCGTTCCCGTGGGCTTGCCCGAAGCGGCGAAGCGCTCGGTCGCCTTCGAGCCGGCCTCCACAGCGCTACCCTGATTCTCCTGGCGGGTGTCCAACTGATTCTCAGTCATAGTGATCTCCACACTCCTCTGTGCATTGGGAACGCGAGATATCCCGTTCCTTGAACGCGCCGGCCGCGGGCTGTGCACCCGCAGGTTCACCGACTTCGCGTGACGTCCATCTCATGCTAGTCACAGGATAAGGACGAAACAAGGACATATATTGCACTCATTATGTCGCCTAGGGTACATAAAAGAACCCTTGGGCGGCACTAGGGTTTTGCCTGATGTGAGCACTGTCACCTTGCGGCAGACTGGGTGGGACACATTCATTCCGCCGAGGGATTCAGATGTGGCCGCACAGTCGCTGCCCGCCTCCCGCACCCTCTCCAAAGAAGGAGCACACCATGACCGAGCATCTGACGCGGGTCCGTGAGGTCCTGGCTGACGCCGTCGTTGACGATCGAGAGAACGGCGTTATCCGGGCGAAGCGTGAAATCTTCACCGACCAGGAGATCTTTGAATTGGAGATGAAGCACATCTTCGAGGGCAACTGGGTTTACCTTGCCCATGAGTCCCAGATCCCCAACGTGGGGGACTATTTCACCACGTATATTGGCCGGACCCCCGTCGTCCTTACCCGGGACAGGGACGAGAAGATCAACTGCATTGTCAACGCCTGCTCCCACCGTGGCGCCATGCTGTGCAGGCGCAAGACCGATAACAGGACCACCTTCACATGTCCTTTCCACGGCTGGACATTCAAGAACTCCGGAGAGCTCCTTAAGGTCAAGGATTCACGCAATGCCGGCTACCCGGAATCCTTCAACAAGGAGGGCTCGCACGACCTCACCAAGGTGGCCCGCTTCGACTCCTACCGTGGCTTCCTGTTCGGCTCATTGAATGCTGACGTCCTCCCGCTGGAAGAGCATTTGGGAGATGCCACCAAGGTCATCGATTCGATTGTGGACCAGTCCCCGGAGGGGCTCGAGGTCCTGCGCGGGGCTTCCACCTACACCTATGACGGCAACTGGAAGGTCCAGGCGGAGAACGGCGCCGACGGCTACCACGTCACCGCCGTGCACTGGAACTACGCCGCGACAACCGCCCGCCGCACCGCCGGTGACTCCGCTAACAAGACCAAGGCCATGGACGCCGGCAAATGGGGCAAGGTCAAAGGCGGCTTCTATTCCTACGATCACGGGCACCTGCTGCTGTGGCAGGAGTGGACCAACCCCGAGGACCGTCCCCTGTGGGACCGCCGCGACGAGCTCGTCGAAAAGTACGGCGAGGAAATGGCTAACTTCATGATCAACATCTCACGCAACCTCTGCCTGTACCCGAACGTGTACATCATGGACCAGTTCTCGTCGCAGATCCGTCACTTCCGCCCCATTTCAGCGGACCAGACCGAGGTGACGATCTACTGCATCGCGCCGAAGGGTGAATCGCAGGAAAACCGCTCAAAGCGCATCCGCCAGTATGAGGACTTCTTCAACGCAACCGGCATGGCCACGCCGGACGACCTCGAGGAGTTCCGATCCTGCAACAAGACCTACTGGGCCACCTCCGCCCCGTGGAACGACATGACGCGCGGCTCCACCCATGAGATTGCGGGTCCTGACGAGCAGGCTACCGCGCTGGGCATGTCGCGGGTGATCGCCTCCGGTGTGCGCACCGAAGACGAGGGTCTCTACCCGATCCAGCACGGGTACTGGAAGGAAGTAATGGATAAGGCCCTCGCCGAGGCGGAATCCGTTGCCCAGGAATCCGTCCCGGTCACGGCGTAATCGATCCTTACAGAGAGTGCTGAACCAATGGCCAACTTCATTAACTCCTTGATCGCGCTCAAGAGCGCCGATGAAATCGCGACCCTTGAGACTGTTCGCGCCTTCCTTTACCGGGAAGCCCGGCTGCTGGACGACCGGCAGTTCGACGAGTGGCTCCAGTGCTACCACCCGGACTCCGAGTACTGGATGCCGGCGTGGGACGTCGATGACCGGCTCACTGTGGACCCTCAGAACGAGATCTCGCTCATCTATTACGACAACCGTGGCGGCATCGAGGACCGGGTATTCCGGATCAAGACTGACCGCTCCTCCGCTACCTCCCTCCCGGAGCCGCGCACCGGGCACAACATCACGGACGTTGAAGTCCTGGAGCACGACGGCGGCCAGGTCAAGGTCCGTTTCAACTGGTTCACCCTGTACTTCCGGTACAACACCACCGACACCTATTTCGGCACGAGCTTCTACACCATCGATCTCTCCGGCGAGCAGCCGGTGATCCTGAAAAAGAAGGTCGTACTGAAGAACGACTACATCCACCATGTGGTGGATGTCTACATGATCTGACGGCACCCCGGCACCCCGGCACCCCGCCACGCCGGCACGCGTACGGCGCGGCCGTAGCGGCGTCGCACGGCCCGCCGCCAGATCTGCTCGCAAGAGATATCCGCACTAACTTTCCGGGGGTTGCGAGGATGCGACCCCCAACCAGGAGGAATCATGGGCCATCAGGTAGCCCTCAGTTTCGAAGATGGCGTCACCAAAGTCATCAAAGTCGGCGACTATGAGACCGTCATGGACGCGGCGTACAAGGCGCGCATCAACATCCCTTCCGACTGTCGGGATGGCGCCTGCGGCACGTGTAAGGCGTTTTGCGACTCCGGCTCGTTCGACCCGGGCGACTATATCGACGACGCCATGACCGAAGAGGAGCTTGAGAAGGGCTACCTGCTCACCTGCCAGGCCGTTCCGGAATCGGACCTCGCCATCCAGATCCCGGCGACCTCCGAATCCGCGAAAACCTCAGCTGCCACTTTTGCTTCCACGCTGAAGGAACTCGACAAGCACTCGGAGTCCACCATCTCCTTCGCCCTGGAGGTGCAGAACCGGGAAGCACTGGCTTTCCTGCCCGGCCAGTACGTCAACATCAAGGTCCCGGGCACCGACGCGGAGCGCTCGTACTCGTTCAGCAACGGCCCCGAAGGGATGGATGCATCCTTCATGGTGCGCATCACGCCGCAGGGCGCGATGTCCGAGTACCTGCGTGACCGCGCTGCAGTAGGGGACGCCATCGAGTTCACAGGCCCGTACGGCTCCTTCTTCCTTCGCGACCCCAAGCGCCCCCTGCTCCTGCTGGCAGGCGGCACCGGCTTGGCCCCGCTCCTGTCCATTCTGGAGAAGTTGTCCGGGAACCCCCCGGCCACGCCGGTCCACCTGATTTATGGCGTCTCCCGTGAAGCCGACATCGTAGGACTGGACTGGCTGCGCACCTACGCAGCGAAGTTGCCGACCTTCACCTGGGATTACATTGCCTCCGATTCGGATACCTCCGCCCCGCACACGGGATACGTCACACAGATCATCCAGCCGTCCCACCTCAACGATGGCGACGTCGATATCTACCTCTGCGGGCCGCCGCCCATGGTCAATGCCGTCTCCAAGTGGCTGGACACCGAGGGCATCCAGCCAGCCAACTTCTACTTTGAACGTTTCGCTCCCAAGGAAACCACCGGCGGGGACGCCGAGACGGGCGCGCCCGCCACAGCGGACAAGGTGGAGACCGCAGGCGACACCATCAGCCGGGTGGAAGCCATTTCATCCATGGAAACCGGCCGGCTCGAGTTCCGTACCGAAGACAGCTTCGCGCACCTGGACGCCCGCATGGGCCTTGAACTTGCCGTGACCGAGCTGATGTTGGACCGCCTGAGCACAGAGCAGTTGCACCAGTTCCGTCGCATTGCCGAAGCGACCACCCGGGCGGTGGACGCCGGAAGGGTTCTCGACCCGGAAGAGTATGTCAGGACCAATGAAGAGTTCCACGAGTACCTGTTCATGATCTCCGACAACCCCATGCTGCTGGAGTCCTACCGTCGGCTCGACGTCCACGCCCAAATGGCAGCCACTTTTGCAGAGGGCACGCATATCTTTGACCGGGTCGCCCAGGACCACCTTGATGTCGTGGACGCGTTTGAACGCGGCGACAAAGAGCGGGCCCGGGAAGTGATCATGGCTCACACCCGCGATGCAAAAGGAACCATGGCCGAAGCGATCAACGCCACGGTCAAGGGCTTCTGACGGTGGCGGCGTACTCAGGTCAGTTCATCACGCCCGGCCGCTTCGCCGGCAAAGTGGCCGTGGTCACTGGCGCGGCCCAGGGAATCGGGCAGAAAGTCGCGGAGAGGATCGGGGCTGAAGGAGGCTCGGTGGTCCTGGTTGACCGCGCCGACCTTGTTCAGGACGTTGCAAAGGGAATCCAGGAAGCCGCCCAGGGGGCTGGCTGCGGCGGGTCAG
Proteins encoded:
- a CDS encoding mandelate racemase/muconate lactonizing enzyme family protein, whose translation is MKIERIEVIPYSIPYTHPLKFASGEVANADHVLVRVYTDDGVVGVADAPPRPYTYGETQESIGTIIEKTFAPQLTGLEIVDREQIQAVMRRTIHNQVAKGAVDIAVWDAIGKTLATPVHKLLGGYTDRMRVSHMLGFRPAQELLDEALRFGQEYGITTFKLKVGRRPLSLDVEACHVLREGLGEDVEIYLDANRGWTANEALEVLRRTEGLGLTMLEEPCDAKEALSRRRLVDKSPIPVVGDESVPTAGDVSRELLSGGCNAICIKTARSGFTEATEILGLCTGLGVDVTMGNQIDTQIGSLATVTFGAAHEATSRRAGELSNFLDMADDLLADPLRIVDGTISVRDLPGVGAEVDEDKLAAYRLS
- the catA gene encoding catechol 1,2-dioxygenase, which gives rise to MTENQLDTRQENQGSAVEAGSKATERFAASGKPTGTGVPMERVSLLAGALIKAANDIIVQHEVTYEEYNALKAWLIKVGNDGEWPLFLDVWLEHTVEDVNSQDRPGTKGTIEGPYYVPNSPVLDSPATVEMRDDEGGVPLQFSGQFTDTDGHPIQGAQLEIWHADSAGFYSQYAPGLPDWLFRANVQADSNGQFVVHTMRPAPYQIPTDGACGQLISAAGWHAWRPAHIHIKVSAPGYQSVTQQLYFPGDPHNADDIASAVKPELMLNTTPRADGAAGEEASYDYVLAKVGQSK
- the benA gene encoding benzoate 1,2-dioxygenase large subunit, with translation MTEHLTRVREVLADAVVDDRENGVIRAKREIFTDQEIFELEMKHIFEGNWVYLAHESQIPNVGDYFTTYIGRTPVVLTRDRDEKINCIVNACSHRGAMLCRRKTDNRTTFTCPFHGWTFKNSGELLKVKDSRNAGYPESFNKEGSHDLTKVARFDSYRGFLFGSLNADVLPLEEHLGDATKVIDSIVDQSPEGLEVLRGASTYTYDGNWKVQAENGADGYHVTAVHWNYAATTARRTAGDSANKTKAMDAGKWGKVKGGFYSYDHGHLLLWQEWTNPEDRPLWDRRDELVEKYGEEMANFMINISRNLCLYPNVYIMDQFSSQIRHFRPISADQTEVTIYCIAPKGESQENRSKRIRQYEDFFNATGMATPDDLEEFRSCNKTYWATSAPWNDMTRGSTHEIAGPDEQATALGMSRVIASGVRTEDEGLYPIQHGYWKEVMDKALAEAESVAQESVPVTA
- the benB gene encoding benzoate 1,2-dioxygenase small subunit, whose protein sequence is MANFINSLIALKSADEIATLETVRAFLYREARLLDDRQFDEWLQCYHPDSEYWMPAWDVDDRLTVDPQNEISLIYYDNRGGIEDRVFRIKTDRSSATSLPEPRTGHNITDVEVLEHDGGQVKVRFNWFTLYFRYNTTDTYFGTSFYTIDLSGEQPVILKKKVVLKNDYIHHVVDVYMI
- the benC gene encoding benzoate 1,2-dioxygenase electron transfer component BenC — translated: MGHQVALSFEDGVTKVIKVGDYETVMDAAYKARINIPSDCRDGACGTCKAFCDSGSFDPGDYIDDAMTEEELEKGYLLTCQAVPESDLAIQIPATSESAKTSAATFASTLKELDKHSESTISFALEVQNREALAFLPGQYVNIKVPGTDAERSYSFSNGPEGMDASFMVRITPQGAMSEYLRDRAAVGDAIEFTGPYGSFFLRDPKRPLLLLAGGTGLAPLLSILEKLSGNPPATPVHLIYGVSREADIVGLDWLRTYAAKLPTFTWDYIASDSDTSAPHTGYVTQIIQPSHLNDGDVDIYLCGPPPMVNAVSKWLDTEGIQPANFYFERFAPKETTGGDAETGAPATADKVETAGDTISRVEAISSMETGRLEFRTEDSFAHLDARMGLELAVTELMLDRLSTEQLHQFRRIAEATTRAVDAGRVLDPEEYVRTNEEFHEYLFMISDNPMLLESYRRLDVHAQMAATFAEGTHIFDRVAQDHLDVVDAFERGDKERAREVIMAHTRDAKGTMAEAINATVKGF